A region of Novipirellula aureliae DNA encodes the following proteins:
- a CDS encoding NnrS family protein — translation MMGTISERSTRSDLDPAELNERYKSHDSPERSYQRPAIEPRMTVRHVVALYPACRVIFRKYGEPDDRAGINGAPGPFGHFQPLSRFAAEHGVDVDQLLEEISNCAGVPVDRDRAPSERIHRSYLLASLLITLTLGAGWGAHLLASIGLQKSFEQVSVAHVIAHGEAQLWGFLGLFIVGVSLRTVLKEAAATRRRQRICRTGLSIALLSFAGGFAWSIAPQRLAILGIVSAGALMILSASLWLVQWQVVGQKWQATWARAVFMSGFWLTLWATVTFYLRLKAADVGPVGYGSIERLLIIKLAVFGFAMNSIYGFGQMLLPGLLRLGKPRLSAVEASFWFHNVGVLMMFIASFTSAMLEPIGSTFVLVGVISFATGLRGLIGKRKGSPRLEQGHRLLDLYPPLAFFWLLLSLILLFVGDLYVSVSGQPLSHAFTGAVRHALTVGFITTLILGVGQRLLPVLEHNVLLMPKLVAPILILIASGNLLRVSSQVATLQTQVVYAWLPVSAVFEWMALFLFTISAIRQMWPRRVYLVGNQVTERTPLATLLAIAPSIEDKLISRGSAYLVRARSVPSELTIGSFAASENQQPMELVQWINEQLVAVASSRSWFLSTTAAGIHSHE, via the coding sequence ATGATGGGCACGATATCAGAAAGGTCAACGCGATCAGATCTTGATCCGGCCGAGTTGAATGAGCGATACAAGTCGCACGATTCGCCGGAGCGGTCGTACCAGCGTCCTGCGATCGAGCCGAGGATGACGGTCCGGCATGTGGTGGCGTTGTACCCCGCTTGTCGTGTTATTTTTCGCAAGTACGGCGAGCCGGATGACCGCGCGGGAATCAATGGCGCACCCGGCCCGTTTGGGCATTTCCAACCACTTAGTCGTTTCGCCGCGGAACACGGCGTCGATGTCGATCAACTCTTAGAAGAAATATCGAATTGTGCCGGTGTGCCGGTGGACCGTGACCGAGCGCCCTCAGAACGGATTCATCGCAGCTATCTACTCGCATCGCTCCTAATCACGCTGACACTCGGTGCCGGATGGGGCGCTCATTTATTGGCGTCGATCGGCTTGCAAAAGTCGTTTGAGCAAGTCAGTGTAGCCCATGTTATCGCTCACGGCGAGGCCCAATTATGGGGGTTCCTTGGACTGTTCATCGTCGGTGTGTCGTTGCGAACGGTCTTGAAAGAAGCTGCCGCGACCCGGCGACGCCAGCGGATTTGTCGAACTGGTTTATCGATTGCCTTGCTCAGTTTCGCTGGCGGATTCGCTTGGTCAATTGCACCACAGCGGCTGGCGATATTGGGAATCGTCAGTGCGGGCGCACTGATGATCCTGTCGGCGTCTTTGTGGTTGGTCCAGTGGCAAGTTGTAGGTCAGAAATGGCAGGCGACTTGGGCACGAGCTGTCTTCATGTCCGGGTTTTGGCTGACCCTCTGGGCCACAGTGACCTTCTATCTGCGGCTGAAAGCGGCGGATGTCGGCCCGGTTGGCTATGGCTCCATCGAGCGATTGCTGATCATTAAGTTGGCGGTGTTCGGGTTCGCAATGAATTCCATCTACGGATTTGGTCAAATGCTATTGCCTGGTTTGTTGCGACTCGGCAAGCCTCGACTTAGCGCTGTCGAAGCCTCGTTTTGGTTTCATAATGTTGGCGTTCTAATGATGTTCATTGCGAGTTTCACTTCGGCAATGCTTGAACCGATCGGCTCGACCTTCGTGTTGGTTGGTGTTATCAGTTTTGCGACCGGGCTTCGTGGTTTGATTGGCAAGCGGAAAGGATCGCCTCGTTTGGAGCAGGGGCATCGACTCCTTGACCTTTATCCGCCGCTAGCGTTCTTTTGGTTGCTGTTGAGTTTGATTCTGTTATTCGTCGGCGATCTGTATGTGTCCGTCTCGGGCCAACCGCTGTCGCATGCGTTTACGGGGGCAGTACGGCATGCCTTAACGGTCGGATTCATAACAACCTTAATTTTGGGAGTCGGACAGCGGCTTTTGCCAGTACTGGAACACAACGTGCTATTGATGCCGAAGCTCGTCGCACCGATTTTGATCCTGATCGCGTCGGGAAATCTGCTGAGAGTGTCAAGCCAAGTTGCCACGTTACAAACTCAGGTCGTCTACGCATGGCTGCCTGTCTCCGCGGTTTTTGAGTGGATGGCGTTGTTCTTATTCACCATCAGTGCGATAAGACAGATGTGGCCTCGACGGGTTTATTTGGTAGGAAACCAAGTGACCGAGCGAACACCATTAGCAACGCTGCTGGCCATCGCCCCCTCGATCGAAGACAAATTGATATCGCGAGGCTCTGCCTATTTGGTGCGGGCACGCAGTGTTCCGTCGGAGTTGACGATTGGCAGCTTTGCAGCAAGTGAGAATCAGCAGCCGATGGAATTGGTTCAGTGGATCAACGAGCAACTTGTGGCTGTGGCTTCCAGCCGCAGTTGGTTTCTTTCGACTACTGCGGCTGGAATCCACAGCCACGAGTAA
- a CDS encoding FAD-dependent oxidoreductase: protein MLTNIQLIKKHVIAKDTMAFHFSKPEGFDFRAGQFADFTLLDPPETDDEGNTRCFSLVDAPYEPDLVIATRMRDSAFKRVLRELPLGTEIKMDGAYGDFTLHKTESTPAVFMIGGIGVTPVRSMIAQATHDKTTHQITLLHSSSTPDELPFVDDFEQLTKDNQKFRYVAVASDSAPDDWRGERGRIDAEMVKKYVSDRDRPIYYLSGPPSMVKAMRQLLVGMKVNEDNIRSEEFSGY from the coding sequence ATGTTGACGAACATACAACTAATCAAAAAACACGTCATCGCTAAAGATACAATGGCGTTCCATTTTTCCAAACCGGAAGGATTTGATTTCCGTGCGGGCCAGTTTGCTGACTTCACGCTTCTTGATCCACCTGAGACGGATGACGAAGGCAATACTCGTTGTTTCTCGCTCGTCGATGCACCCTACGAACCGGACCTCGTCATTGCGACGCGGATGCGTGACTCGGCTTTCAAACGAGTGTTACGCGAATTGCCGCTCGGCACGGAAATCAAGATGGACGGAGCGTACGGTGATTTCACCCTGCACAAAACGGAATCCACTCCGGCGGTTTTCATGATCGGGGGTATCGGAGTGACTCCGGTGCGCAGCATGATCGCTCAGGCCACCCACGATAAAACGACCCATCAAATCACGTTGCTGCACTCGAGCAGTACGCCAGACGAGTTGCCGTTTGTGGACGACTTTGAACAATTGACCAAGGATAACCAAAAATTCCGGTATGTCGCGGTCGCCTCCGACTCGGCGCCCGATGATTGGCGAGGAGAGCGCGGCCGCATTGATGCCGAGATGGTGAAAAAGTATGTGTCGGATCGAGACCGCCCCATTTATTATTTATCGGGCCCGCCAAGCATGGTCAAGGCGATGCGTCAGTTACTCGTCGGCATGAAGGTCAACGAGGACAACATCCGTAGCGAAGAGTTTTCGGGTTATTGA
- the aceE gene encoding pyruvate dehydrogenase (acetyl-transferring), homodimeric type, with the protein MSIAYDLPTETRLDPAELNDWYESLDSVAARYDSICIPELLSALQSRAKSYGTEIPSLITTPYLNTIPADQQSVYPGNLQLEKRVRNLIRWNAMAMVVRANRYFHGIGGHLASYASSATLIEVGFNHFFRAPTEDHFGDFVYFQGHSSPGIYARAFLEGRLSESELDRFRRETPRETGLSSYPHPWLMPNFWQFPTVSMGLGPLMAIYQARFLKYLTHRGILDASQSRVWCFMGDGESDEPESLGALSVAAREQLDNLTFVVNCNLQRLDGPVRGNGKIIQELEGVFAGTGWNVIKAIWGSEWDELLAADRDGLLAKRMDEAVDGEYQKYKAESGRYIRDHFFGTSPELKAMVSHLSDDQLRRLRRGGHDSKKVYAAYKAATEYTGGPSVVLAKTVKGYGLGTAGEASNVAHQQHELKAEQLQAFGERFEIPLSQEELERAAFCKPDAQCEEIDYMMVRRSKLGGFLPARNTTPLSISIPSLDEFSKHLNGTGTRAAATTMILARILAQLLQDKRIGKYVVPIIPDEARTFGLNSLFASHGIYSSRGQLYAPVDAGQMMFYREARDGQILEEGITEAGSIASFIAAGTSYAHLKTPMIPFYLYYSMFGFQRIGDFIWAAADSRAKGFLVGATSGRTTLVGEGLQHCDGHSPLVATTIPTLQSYDPAYGYELAVIIQDGLQRMFVDNEAIFYYLTGYNEVYSMPAMPDGAEVGILKGMYRLPSRSPIQATGAVRPQLFGSGSLLPETLRAQEILAEKFGIESDVWSVTSYCRLRRDALAVDRDNALHPDRPKRQSYLEEMLDGMNGPIIAVTDYIKLVPDQIRQWVPGQYMTLGTDGFGRSDTREALRRHFEVDAEHIAYAALRALSKSSDFEPAKLSSAMDILNIDPQSMDPATA; encoded by the coding sequence ATGAGTATTGCGTATGATCTACCCACCGAGACGCGCCTCGACCCTGCCGAGCTGAATGATTGGTATGAGTCGCTCGATAGTGTTGCAGCACGTTATGATTCTATTTGTATTCCAGAACTTCTTTCCGCGTTGCAGTCGCGGGCAAAGAGCTATGGCACAGAAATACCTAGCCTGATAACGACGCCGTATCTCAACACGATTCCGGCTGATCAGCAGTCCGTCTATCCAGGGAATCTTCAGCTCGAAAAACGGGTTCGTAATTTGATCCGCTGGAACGCGATGGCGATGGTCGTGCGGGCAAATCGTTACTTCCACGGTATTGGTGGACACTTAGCGTCGTACGCATCCTCGGCTACTCTCATCGAGGTGGGATTCAATCACTTCTTTCGAGCCCCGACGGAAGACCACTTTGGCGACTTCGTCTATTTCCAAGGCCATTCGTCGCCGGGCATCTATGCACGCGCGTTCCTGGAAGGACGTTTGAGCGAATCGGAGCTTGACCGTTTTCGCCGCGAAACGCCGCGAGAAACTGGTTTGTCATCGTATCCGCACCCATGGTTGATGCCTAACTTCTGGCAGTTTCCGACCGTTTCGATGGGGCTGGGACCATTGATGGCGATCTACCAAGCTCGATTCTTGAAGTATCTAACCCACCGTGGCATCCTCGACGCCTCACAATCGCGGGTGTGGTGCTTCATGGGAGACGGTGAGAGCGATGAACCGGAATCATTGGGCGCATTGTCAGTTGCCGCCCGAGAGCAGCTTGACAATCTTACGTTTGTCGTAAACTGTAACCTTCAACGACTCGACGGGCCTGTGCGTGGTAACGGAAAGATCATCCAAGAACTCGAGGGTGTGTTCGCTGGTACGGGATGGAACGTGATTAAAGCGATTTGGGGCAGCGAATGGGACGAGTTGTTGGCGGCCGACCGTGACGGCTTGCTGGCCAAGCGGATGGACGAAGCTGTCGATGGTGAATATCAAAAGTATAAGGCGGAATCAGGTCGGTACATTCGCGATCATTTCTTTGGCACTTCACCTGAACTAAAAGCAATGGTGTCGCATCTATCCGACGACCAACTTCGGCGACTGAGACGTGGTGGTCATGATTCCAAGAAGGTCTACGCTGCCTACAAAGCCGCCACGGAGTATACGGGAGGACCCTCGGTTGTGCTGGCGAAAACCGTCAAAGGTTACGGTTTAGGGACGGCTGGTGAGGCAAGCAATGTCGCACACCAGCAGCATGAATTGAAAGCGGAGCAATTACAAGCATTTGGAGAGCGATTTGAGATCCCGCTGAGTCAAGAAGAATTGGAACGAGCAGCGTTTTGCAAACCGGATGCACAATGCGAGGAGATCGACTACATGATGGTGAGAAGGAGCAAGCTGGGTGGTTTCCTACCTGCTCGCAACACAACGCCACTATCGATTTCGATTCCCAGTCTTGACGAGTTCAGTAAACACCTCAATGGTACAGGAACCCGAGCTGCGGCAACGACGATGATCTTGGCTAGGATTCTGGCACAGCTTCTACAGGATAAGCGAATTGGCAAGTACGTTGTGCCCATTATTCCTGATGAGGCGCGTACGTTTGGCCTCAATTCCCTCTTCGCAAGTCATGGAATCTATTCCAGTCGGGGGCAGTTGTACGCCCCCGTCGATGCGGGACAAATGATGTTCTATCGCGAAGCTCGCGATGGACAAATTTTGGAAGAGGGGATCACGGAAGCAGGATCGATTGCAAGCTTCATTGCCGCCGGGACGAGCTATGCACATTTGAAAACGCCGATGATCCCTTTCTATTTATACTATTCGATGTTTGGATTTCAACGCATTGGTGACTTCATTTGGGCTGCCGCAGATTCGCGTGCCAAAGGCTTTCTCGTTGGAGCGACATCTGGTCGTACGACCTTGGTTGGCGAAGGATTGCAACACTGCGATGGACACAGTCCGCTGGTAGCAACAACGATACCGACGCTCCAGTCCTACGATCCTGCGTACGGATACGAGTTGGCAGTGATCATCCAGGATGGCTTGCAGCGGATGTTTGTCGACAACGAAGCGATCTTTTATTATTTGACAGGATACAACGAAGTTTATTCGATGCCCGCGATGCCTGACGGAGCGGAAGTGGGGATTCTCAAAGGGATGTATCGATTGCCAAGTCGTTCACCGATCCAAGCAACCGGTGCTGTACGACCCCAGTTGTTTGGTAGCGGTTCGTTATTACCCGAGACACTTCGGGCTCAGGAGATCCTGGCAGAAAAATTCGGCATCGAAAGTGATGTGTGGAGTGTGACCAGCTATTGCCGTCTGCGCCGTGATGCTTTGGCGGTCGATCGCGACAATGCTCTGCACCCGGATCGGCCAAAACGCCAAAGCTATCTCGAAGAGATGCTTGATGGAATGAATGGCCCAATTATTGCGGTGACCGACTACATCAAACTGGTGCCTGATCAAATCCGCCAATGGGTGCCGGGCCAGTACATGACGCTCGGGACCGATGGTTTCGGACGCAGTGACACTCGGGAAGCGCTGCGGCGACACTTCGAGGTGGATGCAGAGCATATCGCTTATGCAGCCCTGCGAGCGCTTTCCAAGTCGTCTGATTTTGAGCCAGCAAAACTTTCCAGCGCGATGGACATACTAAACATTGATCCGCAAAGTATGGACCCAGCGACAGCATAG
- a CDS encoding aldo/keto reductase, which produces MKTKQLGKTDLQISPIVFGGSVFGWTLDERASLAMLDDLIDRGFTTIDTADWYSRWAEGNQGGESETIIGKWMTERRNRDKVTLITKVGHDMGQGHHDLSADYLARSCEDSLRRLQTDRIDLYFSHFDDERTEPEETLRAHDKLVKEGKVRYIGASNVSAERIEESLRISQANGLASYQVVQPEYNLIAREPFESSYAPLIRKHHFGAITYFALASGFLTGKYHSESDINKSRRGGGMKRYLCDDARMKTLRSLEHVAADHQMQPAAIALAWVMANSDVTAPIASATKSKHLDAFEQAVSLDLSENDCHELVDAAAVRE; this is translated from the coding sequence ATGAAAACGAAACAACTTGGAAAGACCGATTTGCAAATCTCGCCCATCGTGTTCGGCGGCAGTGTCTTTGGCTGGACACTTGATGAACGAGCGTCCCTCGCAATGCTGGATGACTTGATCGATCGCGGCTTCACGACAATCGATACAGCGGATTGGTATTCACGTTGGGCAGAGGGGAACCAAGGAGGTGAATCGGAAACCATTATTGGCAAGTGGATGACCGAAAGAAGAAACCGAGATAAGGTGACGTTGATCACCAAAGTGGGTCACGACATGGGACAAGGTCACCACGATTTGTCGGCGGATTATCTCGCTCGCTCATGCGAGGATTCGCTGCGCCGACTCCAGACGGATCGCATTGATCTGTATTTTTCGCATTTCGATGACGAGCGAACCGAGCCAGAGGAAACGCTTCGTGCCCATGATAAACTCGTCAAAGAGGGCAAGGTGCGATACATCGGAGCATCGAACGTATCAGCGGAGCGTATCGAAGAATCGCTGAGAATCAGTCAAGCAAACGGATTGGCTTCTTATCAAGTAGTACAGCCCGAGTACAACTTGATCGCACGTGAACCGTTCGAGTCGTCCTACGCACCGTTAATTCGGAAACATCATTTCGGTGCGATCACCTACTTCGCATTAGCCAGCGGATTTTTAACGGGCAAGTATCACAGCGAGTCGGACATCAACAAGAGCCGTCGCGGTGGCGGAATGAAACGATATCTCTGCGATGATGCGAGGATGAAGACGCTACGCTCACTCGAGCACGTCGCGGCCGATCATCAGATGCAACCAGCCGCTATCGCGCTAGCTTGGGTGATGGCAAATTCCGATGTGACCGCACCAATAGCCAGTGCCACCAAATCCAAACATCTCGACGCTTTTGAACAAGCGGTCTCGCTTGACCTGTCTGAGAACGATTGTCACGAACTCGTCGATGCAGCAGCCGTTCGGGAATAA
- a CDS encoding cupin domain-containing protein yields MAIHHAQAGEIVDVRPLADALAQTKTTTLVKTEHLEVLRLVMPAAKEIAEHKAKGDVTIQCLEGRVTFDVGGKSIDVTQGDLFYLPAKEPHSVRFVEDSSLLVTFSL; encoded by the coding sequence ATGGCGATTCATCATGCCCAGGCTGGCGAGATTGTTGATGTCCGTCCTCTCGCGGATGCGTTAGCTCAAACGAAGACGACAACGCTCGTGAAGACCGAGCATCTCGAAGTGCTTCGTTTAGTAATGCCAGCCGCTAAAGAAATTGCGGAACACAAAGCGAAGGGCGATGTCACGATCCAGTGTCTTGAAGGACGCGTGACGTTTGATGTGGGCGGTAAATCGATCGACGTCACGCAGGGTGACCTATTTTATCTACCCGCCAAAGAGCCACACAGTGTGCGTTTCGTCGAGGATTCGTCATTATTAGTCACGTTTTCGCTGTAG
- a CDS encoding 2Fe-2S iron-sulfur cluster-binding protein — protein sequence MSRPTAFEVQILRQDHPSRPSYWHTFRLDYEPGLNVTTVLQRIAMNPTTAEGERTTPLAYDVGCLEEVCGSCTMLIDGCVRQACSALVDSLLDDRHDAIELRPMSKFSVVRDLFVDRHRLFRAL from the coding sequence GTGTCACGTCCCACTGCTTTCGAAGTGCAGATTTTGCGTCAGGATCATCCCAGTCGTCCGAGTTATTGGCACACCTTTCGGCTGGACTATGAACCAGGACTCAACGTGACGACGGTCCTACAACGAATCGCGATGAATCCGACGACTGCTGAAGGAGAACGGACGACACCGCTTGCCTACGACGTTGGCTGTCTTGAAGAGGTTTGCGGTTCTTGCACGATGTTGATTGACGGTTGTGTCCGGCAAGCGTGCTCGGCACTTGTCGATTCGTTGTTGGATGATCGGCATGACGCGATCGAACTTCGTCCGATGAGCAAATTCTCGGTCGTCCGCGATCTGTTTGTGGATCGACATCGATTGTTCCGAGCACTATAG
- a CDS encoding 4Fe-4S dicluster domain-containing protein: MECWIPVDTYGDLGRGPLQAPKEQQKGYPLSQCMSCGCCLEACPQYIKVTVDRSENETDEEYQTHRDNVLDRSFIGAAAMSQVVLMNSHPTGKMTEEERIEKRIAPGGIQNCGKAGNCQAVCPKEIPLMHSWGRAGRAATIHVIKKFFEGTS; the protein is encoded by the coding sequence TTGGAGTGTTGGATTCCGGTGGACACCTACGGAGACCTGGGACGCGGTCCGTTGCAAGCACCGAAGGAGCAACAGAAAGGCTATCCGCTTAGCCAGTGTATGAGTTGCGGTTGTTGTCTAGAAGCATGTCCACAATACATCAAGGTAACGGTTGATCGCAGCGAGAATGAAACCGACGAAGAATACCAAACACATCGTGACAACGTGTTGGACCGGAGCTTCATTGGAGCGGCGGCTATGAGCCAAGTCGTGCTGATGAATTCGCACCCAACCGGAAAGATGACGGAAGAGGAACGCATTGAAAAACGGATTGCACCGGGTGGAATTCAGAACTGTGGTAAAGCAGGCAATTGCCAAGCAGTTTGCCCCAAGGAGATTCCCTTGATGCATTCCTGGGGCCGTGCCGGTCGCGCCGCGACGATCCATGTGATCAAAAAGTTCTTCGAAGGAACATCATAA
- a CDS encoding carboxymuconolactone decarboxylase family protein, whose protein sequence is MSESLYPQSTAKHGQERQRLTPDAAEAFKAFSRAVFAEGALSEKTKQLIAVAVAHVTQCPYCIKGHADGALKKGATAEEIMEAIWVAAEMRAGAAYAHSAITLETLSKHQETNNG, encoded by the coding sequence ATGTCTGAATCACTGTATCCGCAATCCACTGCAAAGCATGGCCAGGAGCGACAACGCCTCACACCCGACGCGGCCGAAGCCTTCAAAGCGTTTAGTCGTGCTGTCTTTGCCGAAGGAGCGTTATCTGAAAAGACGAAACAGTTGATCGCCGTCGCGGTCGCGCATGTGACTCAGTGTCCCTACTGCATCAAGGGACACGCCGACGGAGCACTCAAGAAAGGAGCGACCGCCGAAGAGATCATGGAAGCGATCTGGGTAGCTGCTGAAATGCGAGCCGGTGCTGCCTATGCACACTCGGCCATCACACTTGAGACATTGTCGAAGCATCAAGAAACGAATAATGGATAG
- a CDS encoding cbb3-type cytochrome c oxidase subunit I, giving the protein MLWYGSAVFRLLLGSLLALIASIKLHTPGFLSDSAWLTFGRIRPAHLNTMIYGWASMSGIGTMLWLFARLCKTKLAWREGLFLMALYWNLLVALGTFEILRGNSTNVEWMEFPAWAAGPIALAFLVIFVAAWKMLAARKTKHLDISLWNLFGSTMWFPFLYLGATILIQTPASTGIAKVATNWWFAHNVLGLWLTPIGLASAYYFIPKVIGRPIHSYHFSILGFWTVAILYNWAGTHHLIGGPLPVWVVTVGVVGSLMMFIPVIADRSTRTNKNMAPSRM; this is encoded by the coding sequence TTGCTCTGGTATGGCAGCGCGGTTTTTCGGCTGTTGTTGGGATCGTTATTGGCATTAATCGCTTCGATCAAACTCCATACTCCTGGATTTCTTTCCGATTCCGCTTGGTTGACCTTCGGACGAATTCGCCCTGCGCATCTCAATACGATGATCTATGGCTGGGCATCCATGAGCGGGATTGGCACCATGCTGTGGTTGTTCGCACGGCTTTGTAAAACGAAGCTTGCCTGGCGTGAAGGCCTCTTCCTGATGGCTCTCTATTGGAATTTGCTCGTCGCACTGGGCACATTCGAGATACTGCGGGGAAACAGCACCAACGTGGAATGGATGGAATTTCCCGCCTGGGCGGCTGGCCCCATTGCGTTGGCATTCCTGGTCATCTTCGTTGCTGCATGGAAAATGTTGGCAGCACGAAAGACCAAGCATCTGGATATTTCGTTGTGGAATTTGTTCGGATCAACCATGTGGTTCCCGTTCCTGTATCTCGGTGCCACGATTCTGATTCAAACACCCGCTTCGACAGGCATCGCGAAGGTGGCAACCAATTGGTGGTTCGCGCACAATGTACTGGGACTGTGGTTGACCCCGATTGGTTTGGCTTCGGCATACTACTTTATCCCCAAAGTGATTGGCCGCCCGATTCATAGTTACCATTTTTCGATTCTTGGATTTTGGACAGTAGCGATCTTATACAATTGGGCGGGTACTCACCACTTGATCGGTGGCCCGCTTCCGGTTTGGGTGGTGACGGTTGGCGTCGTTGGCAGTTTGATGATGTTCATCCCCGTAATCGCGGATCGATCGACCCGTACGAACAAGAACATGGCACCGAGCCGGATGTAG
- a CDS encoding NAD(P)H-dependent flavin oxidoreductase has product MTDQVGSVEQAIQAEDAGADAIIAQGAEAGGHIHDSVTSLVLLPQVARAVSIPVVGSGGFASGVSLVAAMALDAQGIHCGTAFVAMQESFAHEIHKQKIVQAQPTDTIHTDAFAINWPPHSPVRVIKTGVKWCYET; this is encoded by the coding sequence CTGACGGACCAAGTCGGTAGCGTTGAGCAAGCAATCCAAGCCGAAGACGCCGGAGCTGATGCGATCATTGCACAAGGCGCCGAAGCGGGCGGCCATATTCACGACTCGGTTACGTCGCTAGTCCTCTTGCCTCAAGTGGCCAGGGCCGTTTCGATTCCCGTTGTCGGATCAGGCGGCTTTGCCAGCGGAGTAAGTTTGGTGGCAGCAATGGCACTGGACGCACAAGGCATCCACTGCGGAACGGCCTTCGTCGCTATGCAAGAATCATTTGCGCACGAGATACACAAACAGAAAATCGTCCAAGCACAACCTACCGACACCATTCACACCGATGCGTTCGCAATCAACTGGCCTCCGCACTCACCCGTACGAGTGATCAAGACGGGAGTAAAATGGTGCTATGAAACCTAG
- a CDS encoding PAS domain-containing protein: protein MKPRNRSQQNVLPNRGEPIPAEFFRAIAEGTVDWESWHSSNGEVLWGNEAVRRFTGYSPNECLRMADYPLPLIVPEDRDRMAEHLRDAAVGGTENNIEFRVLHRDGSRPWVAVSWQPMRDDGGLGNNGGLGDGIAFRDAGGLLLGFRVSMRDITEKRRLREQLRLHNEHLEQLVQERAARVAELEKHRAKMEQLAALSELAAGVAH, encoded by the coding sequence ATGAAACCTAGAAATCGATCCCAACAGAATGTTCTTCCTAACCGCGGTGAGCCGATCCCTGCGGAGTTCTTTCGTGCGATTGCCGAAGGCACGGTGGACTGGGAAAGTTGGCATTCAAGCAACGGCGAAGTGTTATGGGGCAACGAGGCGGTTCGGCGGTTTACCGGGTATTCACCAAACGAGTGCCTGAGGATGGCGGACTATCCGCTGCCGTTGATCGTGCCAGAGGATCGCGATCGCATGGCCGAGCACCTGCGTGACGCGGCGGTTGGCGGTACGGAAAACAATATTGAGTTCCGTGTCTTGCACCGTGACGGCAGCAGACCGTGGGTGGCGGTTTCATGGCAACCGATGCGTGATGACGGTGGGCTAGGAAATAATGGCGGCCTAGGTGATGGCATCGCATTTCGCGATGCAGGGGGCCTGCTATTGGGGTTTCGAGTTAGCATGCGTGATATAACCGAGAAGCGTCGACTTCGCGAACAACTTCGATTGCACAACGAACATCTGGAACAACTTGTCCAAGAACGCGCCGCTCGCGTCGCTGAATTGGAAAAGCATCGCGCCAAAATGGAGCAACTCGCGGCGCTCAGTGAATTGGCCGCTGGCGTAGCTCACTAG